In Nicotiana tabacum cultivar K326 chromosome 17, ASM71507v2, whole genome shotgun sequence, one DNA window encodes the following:
- the LOC107779621 gene encoding E3 ubiquitin-protein ligase AIRP2: MNRGGIGIGIGGPMRRSFKDSLKVLEADIQHANTLASDFSREYDGACLQMRMSYSPAAHLFLFLVQWTDCHLAGALGLLRILIYKVYVDGTTTMSTHERKASIREFYAVIYPSLLQLERGVTDSEDKKQKAVCSERYRRRDDEDYRQSSDSDIEREDECGICMEMNSKIVLPKCNHALCLKCYHEWRSRSQSCPFCRDSLKRVNSGDLWVYMDNKDVADMTTITRENLRRLFMYIEKLPLIVPDNVFDHYDTHIR, translated from the exons ATGAATAGGGGAGGAATAGGAATAGGAATAGGAGGGCCAATGCGAAGGTCGTTTAAGGATTCTCTCAAAGTTCTTGAAGCTGATATTCAGCATGCTAATACTCT TGCATCCGACTTTTCCAGAGAGTACGATGGAGCTTGCCTACAGATGCGAATGTCCTACAGTCCAGCTGCGCACCTTTTCCTTTTCTTAGTGCAATGGACTGATTGCCACCTTGCTGGTGCCCTTGGATTGTTGCGAATTCTAATTTACAAG GTTTATGTTGATGGCACCACAACCATGTCAACTCATGAAAGGAAAGCAAGCATTAGGGAGTTCTATG CTGTTATTTATCCCTCCTTACTTCAACTTGAAAGAGGTGTTACGGATTCAGAAGACAAAAAGCAAAAAGCAGTTTGCTCAGAGAGATACAGGAGAAGAGATGATGAGGATTACAGACAGTCTTCTGACTCGGACATTGAAAGGGAAGATGAATGTGGAATCTGCATGGAAATGAACAGCAAAATTGTCCTACCCAAATGCAATCACGCCCTGTGCTTGAAATGCTATCATGAATG GCGTTCAAGGTCACAATCATGCCCCTTCTGCCGTGATAGCCTTAAAAGGGTAAACTCCGGGGACCTGTGGGTATACATGGACAACAAAGACGTCGCGGACATGACGACGATAACAAGGGAGAACCTTAGAAGGCTATTCATGTATATAGAGAAGTTACCCTTGATCGTGCCGGATAATGTTTTTGACCACTATGATACTCACATAAGGTAG